A window of the Cucurbita pepo subsp. pepo cultivar mu-cu-16 chromosome LG01, ASM280686v2, whole genome shotgun sequence genome harbors these coding sequences:
- the LOC111779387 gene encoding protein GUCD1 isoform X2 produces the protein MWPFYLLFNKILKLEEPRELGGDDLSLVEVYPFDKFLSKIKRDAPILPRSQFIEVPHINQLQQWDCGLACVLMILDTLGIHDCHIQSLADLCGTTSIWTVDLAYLLQSFSVSFSYFTVTFGADPNYSVESFYKEELANDLVRVDKLFQKAVDAGIKIECRSISKEEISLLMLSGIYVAIVLVDQHRLSRSWLEDVLVSGICDSNSSYTGHYIVVCGYDADADQFEIRDPASSSKHVRISSKCLDDARKCFGTDEDILLVSLEKSGKLRIPSPRLSPNVNIDC, from the exons ATGTGGCCATTCTATCTTCTCTTCAACAAGATTCTCAAGCTAGAGGAACCAAGAGAATTGGGTGGAGATGATTTGAGTTTAGTAGAAGTGTACCCATTTGACAAGTTTCTAAGTAAAATAAAACGTGATGCTCCAATTCTGCCCCGCTCCCAGTTCATTGAA GTACCACACATAAACCAGCTTCAACAATGGGATTGTGGCCTTGCTTGTGTTTTGATGATTCTGGACACTCTTGGTATACATGATTGCCATATTCAATCACTAGCAGATCTATGCGGCACAACAag CATATGGACTGTCGATCTGGCATATTTGTTGCAGAGCTTTTCAGTCAGTTTTTCCTACTTCACGGTGACCTTTGGTGCTGACCCTAATTATTCTGTTGAATCATTTTACAAG GAGGAACTAGCAAATGATCTGGTACGGGTCGATAAGCTATTTCAGAAGGCAGTGGATGCTGGAATCAAAATTGAG TGCAGATCTATCAGCAAAgaagaaatctctctcttaatGTTATCTGGGATATATGTTGCTATTGTGTTAGTTGATCAGCATAGATTGAG TCGATCTTGGCTGGAAGATGTACTTGTGTCAGGCATATGTGATAGCAACTCCAGCTATACTG GTCACTATATCGTGGTATGTGGCTATGATGCTGATGCGGATCAATTTGAAATCAGAGATCCTGCCAGCTCTAG CAAGCATGTGAGGATCTCATCGAAGTGTCTAGATGATGCACGCAAATGCTTCGGTACAGACGAAGATATCCTATTG GTATCATTGGAGAAGAGCGGGAAGCTAAGGATCCCATCACCTCGTCTTTCTCCAAATGTCAACATCGACTGCTGA
- the LOC111779387 gene encoding protein GUCD1 isoform X3, whose protein sequence is MWPFYLLFNKILKLEEPRELGGDDLSLVEVYPFDKFLSKIKRDAPILPRSQFIEVPHINQLQQWDCGLACVLMILDTLGIHDCHIQSLADLCGTTSIWTVDLAYLLQSFSVSFSYFTVTFGADPNYSVESFYKEELANDLVRVDKLFQKAVDAGIKIECRSISKEEISLLMLSGIYVAIVLVDQHRLSRSWLEDVLVSGICDSNSSYTGHYIVVCGYDADADQFEIRDPASSR, encoded by the exons ATGTGGCCATTCTATCTTCTCTTCAACAAGATTCTCAAGCTAGAGGAACCAAGAGAATTGGGTGGAGATGATTTGAGTTTAGTAGAAGTGTACCCATTTGACAAGTTTCTAAGTAAAATAAAACGTGATGCTCCAATTCTGCCCCGCTCCCAGTTCATTGAA GTACCACACATAAACCAGCTTCAACAATGGGATTGTGGCCTTGCTTGTGTTTTGATGATTCTGGACACTCTTGGTATACATGATTGCCATATTCAATCACTAGCAGATCTATGCGGCACAACAag CATATGGACTGTCGATCTGGCATATTTGTTGCAGAGCTTTTCAGTCAGTTTTTCCTACTTCACGGTGACCTTTGGTGCTGACCCTAATTATTCTGTTGAATCATTTTACAAG GAGGAACTAGCAAATGATCTGGTACGGGTCGATAAGCTATTTCAGAAGGCAGTGGATGCTGGAATCAAAATTGAG TGCAGATCTATCAGCAAAgaagaaatctctctcttaatGTTATCTGGGATATATGTTGCTATTGTGTTAGTTGATCAGCATAGATTGAG TCGATCTTGGCTGGAAGATGTACTTGTGTCAGGCATATGTGATAGCAACTCCAGCTATACTG GTCACTATATCGTGGTATGTGGCTATGATGCTGATGCGGATCAATTTGAAATCAGAGATCCTGCCAGCTCTAG ATAA
- the LOC111779978 gene encoding immediate early response 3-interacting protein 1-like, producing the protein MGLWTLLEGFLLLANALAILNEDRFLARRGLSFSEFSGGRTKSLKGQLIGLVYATQYLRVPLIMLNALCIFVKLVSG; encoded by the coding sequence ATGGGTCTGTGGACGCTACTAGAGGGTTTTCTGCTTCTTGCCAACGCGCTAGCAATTCTAAATGAAGATCGCTTTCTTGCTCGTCGAGGATTGAGCTTCTCTGAATTCTCAGGAGGCAGAACAAAATCGTTGAAGGGACAGCTTATTGGCCTTGTCTACGCAACACAATATTTAAGAGTTCCTCTCATAATGCTCAATGCACTGTGTATCTTTGTAAAGTTGGTATCTGGATGA